A genomic segment from Deltaproteobacteria bacterium encodes:
- a CDS encoding hydantoinase B/oxoprolinase family protein: MEPTAVDPIRYEMYFHRLWAIGEEGRMTLQRVTASPIVAQGGECMSSFYDAEGVMVLACSGHLRFAAATSQAIKNMMEYFQESPGFYDGDQFFFNDPYVAGSHTYDMMVIKPIFYEGELIAWTATSTHTADTGGVLRGGALEVFHEGICISGLKIVEKGEFREDVFRTLTGMCRDPQYVGLDMKAMIAGNNVCSDRYLGLVDKFGPEFVEAAGRRMIEDSEAKARAKLRSLPDGTWVSREYVTTLDRKSRKAVAQQLYCTMTKKGDELEFDLEGTSPQTDTDHNSTFPSTAAHITLALTNALFWDVPWSDGKMKPVTLKIPEGSILNCTFPAACGAAPRVGNVLVSTICECVSKMLYAAGRADDVNASTTGNLAYAGGPGYFYGGHTRDGIRVAQGLYDIHGAGMGSAPVRDGVNTGGHMNIPSAGISDIERIEMQYPFLYFTRGHNPDGSGFGKYRGGLGSYRVYWIYGSQDCSVDYKPYGGVAQGGYGLCGGYPTGKSVLRYMVDAGMELLDRVKVGEYPDGEGMRDGTWGRVVHPDGVPERVMLPEGSLLIDYVAGGGGFGDPLERDPALVLRDFGRGWLTPKIGEEVYGVVLAKDGGSVDAAATKSLRERIRVERKQLGAPPSGKTSALDPARAGEYESVLRFHASLEIARRNGEHAIRCTQCGHLYCGAEENYKNYALRRILDLNDYMEDALPSGEPYIGEYHEYSCPGCQVQLQVDLFCPAMGGDPILWDTRIDV, translated from the coding sequence ATGGAACCGACCGCGGTTGATCCCATTCGCTATGAGATGTACTTCCACCGGCTCTGGGCCATCGGGGAAGAAGGGCGCATGACGCTGCAGCGCGTGACCGCTTCTCCCATCGTGGCCCAAGGCGGCGAGTGCATGAGTTCGTTCTACGACGCCGAGGGCGTCATGGTGCTGGCGTGCTCCGGCCACCTGCGGTTCGCCGCCGCCACCTCCCAGGCCATCAAGAACATGATGGAGTACTTCCAGGAGTCGCCCGGCTTCTATGACGGCGACCAGTTCTTCTTCAACGACCCCTACGTGGCCGGCTCTCACACCTACGACATGATGGTCATCAAGCCCATCTTCTACGAGGGCGAGTTGATCGCGTGGACCGCCACCAGCACCCATACCGCCGACACCGGCGGGGTGCTCCGGGGCGGCGCCCTGGAGGTCTTTCACGAGGGCATCTGCATCAGCGGCCTCAAGATCGTCGAGAAAGGGGAGTTCCGGGAGGACGTCTTCCGCACCCTCACCGGCATGTGCCGGGACCCACAGTACGTCGGGCTCGACATGAAGGCGATGATCGCCGGCAACAACGTCTGCTCCGACCGCTACCTGGGACTGGTGGACAAATTCGGTCCGGAGTTCGTCGAGGCCGCGGGTCGGCGCATGATCGAGGATTCCGAGGCCAAGGCCCGCGCCAAGCTGCGCTCGCTGCCCGACGGCACCTGGGTCTCTCGGGAATACGTCACCACCCTGGACCGCAAGTCGCGCAAGGCCGTGGCCCAGCAGCTCTACTGCACCATGACCAAGAAGGGCGACGAGCTGGAGTTCGACCTCGAGGGCACCAGCCCCCAGACCGACACCGACCACAACTCCACCTTCCCAAGCACCGCGGCCCACATCACCCTGGCGCTCACCAACGCGCTCTTCTGGGACGTGCCCTGGAGCGACGGCAAGATGAAGCCGGTGACCCTCAAGATACCGGAGGGCAGCATCCTGAACTGCACCTTCCCCGCCGCCTGCGGCGCCGCGCCGCGGGTGGGCAACGTGCTGGTCTCCACCATCTGCGAATGTGTCTCCAAGATGCTCTACGCCGCCGGCCGGGCGGACGACGTCAACGCCTCCACCACCGGCAACCTGGCCTACGCCGGCGGCCCCGGCTACTTCTACGGCGGCCATACCCGCGACGGAATCCGGGTGGCCCAGGGGCTGTACGACATCCACGGCGCGGGCATGGGCAGCGCGCCGGTCCGGGACGGGGTCAACACCGGCGGCCACATGAACATCCCCTCCGCCGGCATCAGCGATATCGAGCGCATCGAGATGCAGTATCCGTTCCTGTACTTCACCCGCGGGCACAACCCCGACGGCAGCGGGTTCGGCAAGTACCGCGGCGGCCTCGGCAGCTACCGCGTCTACTGGATCTACGGCTCCCAGGACTGCAGCGTGGACTACAAGCCCTACGGCGGCGTGGCCCAGGGCGGCTACGGCCTGTGCGGCGGCTATCCCACGGGCAAGAGCGTGCTGCGCTACATGGTGGACGCGGGCATGGAGCTGCTGGACCGGGTCAAGGTGGGCGAATACCCGGACGGCGAAGGCATGCGCGACGGCACCTGGGGCCGGGTGGTGCATCCCGATGGGGTGCCGGAGCGCGTGATGTTGCCGGAGGGAAGCCTCCTGATCGACTACGTGGCCGGCGGCGGCGGTTTCGGCGACCCGCTCGAACGCGACCCCGCGCTGGTGCTGCGGGACTTCGGCCGGGGCTGGCTCACCCCCAAGATCGGCGAGGAAGTGTACGGCGTGGTGCTGGCCAAGGACGGCGGTTCCGTGGACGCGGCGGCCACCAAGAGCCTGCGGGAACGCATCCGCGTCGAGCGCAAGCAGCTCGGGGCGCCGCCTTCGGGAAAGACCTCGGCGCTGGACCCGGCGCGGGCGGGGGAGTACGAATCGGTCCTGCGCTTCCACGCAAGCCTGGAGATCGCCCGCCGCAACGGTGAGCACGCCATCCGCTGCACCCAGTGCGGTCACCTCTACTGCGGCGCCGAGGAGAACTACAAGAACTACGCGCTGCGCCGAATCCTGGACCTGAACGACTACATGGAAGACGCCCTGCCGTCCGGCGAGCCCTATATCGGCGAGTACCACGAGTACAGTTGTCCGGGCTGCCAGGTACAGTTGCAGGTGGATCTATTCTGCCCGGCCATGGGCGGCGATCCGATCCTGTGGGATACGCGTATCGACGTGTGA